The proteins below come from a single Candidatus Binataceae bacterium genomic window:
- a CDS encoding amidohydrolase family protein → MAILIGIRLWQIACEFDLPISFHVGSGDMTEGLLKNRVSSYGLAPAFTALAIDILLQNGRQVSDLIMSGVLNRYPAIKFVSVESGIGWIPFMLEAMDYQFEGNAVREERPEFNLLPSEYFARNLYACYWFEQVAPRRLIDKIGADNVMFETDFPHPTSLYGDEVHARVQSGLADREESIRRKILWDNAQKLYKVAGPSAADEAKRATSA, encoded by the coding sequence TTGGCGATCCTCATTGGAATCCGTTTGTGGCAAATCGCGTGCGAATTTGATCTACCGATCAGTTTTCACGTTGGCTCCGGCGATATGACCGAGGGATTGCTCAAGAATCGTGTCTCGTCATACGGGTTGGCGCCCGCCTTCACCGCGCTGGCTATCGATATTCTGCTCCAAAACGGCCGACAGGTGAGCGATCTGATCATGTCCGGTGTGCTGAATCGCTATCCCGCGATCAAATTCGTATCGGTCGAGAGCGGTATCGGATGGATTCCGTTCATGCTTGAGGCGATGGACTACCAGTTCGAGGGTAACGCCGTGCGCGAGGAACGTCCGGAGTTCAACTTGCTGCCATCGGAGTACTTCGCGCGTAACCTTTACGCCTGTTACTGGTTCGAGCAGGTCGCGCCACGCCGCCTAATCGACAAGATCGGAGCGGATAATGTGATGTTCGAAACCGATTTTCCGCATCCAACCTCGCTTTACGGTGATGAGGTGCATGCTCGCGTCCAAAGCGGACTTGCGGATCGCGAGGAGTCGATCCGCCGCAAGATCCTGTGGGACAACGCGCAGAAGCTGTACAAAGTTGCAGGCCCTTCGGCAGCAGATGAAGCTAAGCGCGCCACATCCGCCTAG